One genomic region from Candidatus Cloacimonas sp. encodes:
- a CDS encoding choice-of-anchor J domain-containing protein, with product MKKFVFLLAIVLTVSFLTAGVKNAIAVADEVNVNAPKNGSRAVFYTEDFESGATGWTHYDGAVPLNMWHIYNAGGTQGDVWWMGDEEGNGGYHSHQYLVLDTPVINISTGNSTLTFKMKHGLEEPGASGGYDGWDSFNIRISTNSGISYTVIPDTIAITSPVYDFNNSYAFGSEHGEGMGVPGWGGTRDWTTVTVNLSSYLVSGAASVKIRFAFASDPAYCTDDDPALFGVMVDDIVLAGYTNNGVEDEMTYSSLVPTAGDFWHLATDASAPSPTHIMSSMNNAGTYAPSMLDYLESPDIVLPAGATQIIADFQLKGSYEDNGVFPDVDYFGWEIYHNGDWYYMSNPYADTALSNYVYSSAPETWASMILSYTGVTGDITNLAGSTVRFRWYFQSNANTPIGTPLQIDNFQIFSVTAAPAPPNLVYPANGQHNLPFTGFELDWTANSQGALPESYTVYMDTELENLELETFNPSFVEEGITVSYYNPADSLVTFNPSETWYWRVGAYVEGQEEALSEVFTFSIIASAINTFPWTENFEHSGSMPTGWTVGNVDNDLTTWAIYGPTTTYAHSPSYSVFHNYSAETADPGQNGWLITPAIQLPSTGAGALSFWSRNSYAPYTVYNGVLVNTDPDPTNPNWVEVWVQDDLTTTAWAQETVDLSDYAGNIIYIAFKYTGYDANAWYIDDVTVNFYTEDVLPPVLSNHLPIINTLRDDLPFPVTINVADDAIFNNPVLGVNLYYSTDTGATWSAPIAMTPPTTGNTYTGELPAVFSVGDEVTYKFEAWDDHNNYATKQFSFEINDPVWIYYDMTGPTSYNGSTSIVWGPMVYYENPLYGTANALQLLMVSGITYTATNATLYIYGEDSEGNISVLYGPSTINFPTARTWTNFDLSDQNIQITTPYFWVVFGDMTSCSYYALDQTYDYTPYAYIMNQGTPFYHFTGLTGEWCIDAYVQTGSSMGIFAPVVTAALNANSNPTLTWDAISGAVSYDVYGADDPYATYPANWFLLADNITATTYEYTGTDAKKFFKVVASTNLTGGKGKKIPQGSFKAEKVSFDVLGTIPARNLVK from the coding sequence ATGAAGAAATTCGTATTCCTGTTAGCGATAGTGCTTACGGTGAGTTTTTTAACAGCCGGAGTAAAAAATGCTATCGCAGTGGCTGATGAAGTGAATGTGAATGCACCTAAAAATGGGAGCAGAGCTGTGTTTTACACAGAGGATTTTGAATCTGGAGCTACTGGTTGGACTCATTACGATGGTGCCGTTCCCCTAAATATGTGGCATATTTATAATGCTGGTGGAACTCAAGGGGATGTTTGGTGGATGGGAGATGAAGAGGGAAATGGTGGTTATCATAGCCATCAATATCTGGTTTTGGATACTCCTGTAATTAATATTTCCACCGGTAATTCCACTCTAACTTTCAAGATGAAACACGGTTTGGAAGAACCTGGAGCCAGTGGTGGATATGACGGTTGGGATTCCTTCAATATCCGTATTTCTACTAATTCCGGTATAAGTTACACTGTTATTCCCGATACCATTGCTATTACATCTCCTGTGTATGATTTCAATAATTCCTATGCTTTTGGTTCGGAACATGGAGAAGGAATGGGAGTTCCCGGTTGGGGTGGAACTCGTGACTGGACTACTGTAACTGTAAATCTATCCAGTTATCTGGTAAGCGGTGCAGCAAGCGTAAAAATTCGTTTTGCCTTTGCTTCCGATCCTGCTTATTGCACAGATGATGATCCTGCATTGTTTGGTGTGATGGTAGATGATATTGTTCTTGCCGGTTACACTAATAACGGGGTAGAAGATGAAATGACCTACAGCAGTTTAGTTCCTACAGCAGGTGACTTCTGGCACCTTGCTACGGATGCAAGTGCTCCTTCCCCCACGCACATTATGTCTTCTATGAACAATGCCGGAACCTATGCTCCCAGTATGTTAGATTATCTGGAGAGCCCGGATATAGTTCTTCCTGCAGGTGCAACTCAAATTATTGCGGACTTTCAGTTAAAAGGTTCCTATGAAGATAATGGTGTTTTTCCCGATGTTGATTATTTCGGTTGGGAGATTTATCATAATGGGGATTGGTATTATATGAGCAATCCTTATGCTGATACGGCTCTTTCTAACTATGTTTATTCCAGTGCTCCGGAAACCTGGGCTTCAATGATCTTAAGTTATACAGGAGTTACAGGTGATATAACTAACCTTGCCGGAAGCACAGTTCGGTTCCGCTGGTATTTTCAATCCAATGCTAATACTCCAATCGGAACTCCTTTACAGATAGATAACTTCCAGATATTTTCTGTAACGGCAGCTCCAGCACCACCCAATTTAGTTTATCCTGCCAATGGACAGCACAATTTACCGTTTACGGGTTTTGAACTGGATTGGACTGCTAATTCTCAAGGTGCTCTTCCGGAGTCATATACTGTTTATATGGATACAGAACTGGAAAATCTGGAGCTGGAAACATTCAATCCAAGTTTTGTAGAAGAAGGAATTACCGTAAGTTACTATAATCCAGCTGATAGTTTGGTAACTTTCAATCCATCGGAAACCTGGTATTGGAGAGTTGGAGCTTATGTAGAAGGACAGGAAGAAGCATTAAGCGAAGTATTTACTTTTTCTATAATTGCTTCCGCTATTAATACTTTCCCCTGGACGGAGAACTTTGAACATTCTGGCTCTATGCCAACGGGTTGGACAGTTGGCAATGTAGATAACGATTTAACTACCTGGGCTATTTACGGTCCTACTACAACTTATGCCCATTCGCCTTCTTATAGTGTGTTTCATAATTACAGTGCTGAAACAGCTGATCCGGGTCAAAACGGTTGGTTGATTACTCCTGCCATACAATTACCTTCCACAGGAGCTGGAGCATTATCTTTCTGGAGTCGTAATTCCTATGCACCTTATACTGTTTATAATGGTGTTTTGGTAAATACCGATCCTGATCCTACTAATCCCAACTGGGTGGAGGTTTGGGTTCAGGATGATTTAACCACCACTGCCTGGGCTCAGGAAACAGTTGATCTTAGTGATTATGCCGGGAACATCATTTACATTGCTTTCAAATATACAGGTTATGATGCCAATGCCTGGTATATTGATGATGTAACTGTAAACTTCTATACTGAAGATGTTCTTCCGCCTGTATTATCCAATCATCTGCCCATTATAAATACTCTACGGGATGATCTTCCTTTCCCTGTGACTATTAATGTAGCTGATGACGCTATTTTTAATAATCCTGTATTGGGAGTAAATCTCTATTATTCAACTGATACTGGAGCAACCTGGAGTGCACCGATAGCTATGACGCCTCCCACGACTGGAAATACCTATACAGGTGAACTTCCTGCTGTTTTTAGTGTAGGAGATGAAGTAACCTACAAATTTGAAGCATGGGATGACCATAATAACTATGCTACTAAGCAATTCAGCTTTGAAATTAATGATCCGGTATGGATTTATTATGATATGACCGGTCCAACTTCATATAACGGTTCTACATCTATCGTTTGGGGACCGATGGTCTATTATGAAAATCCACTTTACGGAACTGCGAATGCCCTTCAACTACTTATGGTTTCAGGTATTACATATACTGCCACTAATGCCACCTTGTATATCTACGGAGAAGATTCAGAAGGAAATATATCTGTTCTATATGGGCCTTCAACAATCAATTTCCCAACTGCCAGAACCTGGACAAATTTTGATTTGAGCGATCAAAATATCCAAATAACTACACCTTATTTCTGGGTTGTTTTTGGGGATATGACTTCCTGCAGTTATTATGCTCTGGATCAGACCTACGATTATACCCCTTATGCATATATAATGAATCAGGGAACACCGTTCTATCATTTCACAGGGCTAACGGGTGAATGGTGTATTGATGCTTATGTCCAAACTGGTAGTTCTATGGGGATTTTTGCCCCTGTTGTAACGGCAGCATTAAATGCAAACAGCAATCCAACTCTTACCTGGGATGCAATTTCAGGAGCTGTCAGTTATGATGTTTACGGAGCAGATGATCCTTATGCTACCTATCCCGCAAACTGGTTTCTTTTAGCAGATAATATTACTGCTACTACCTATGAATATACTGGCACTGATGCCAAAAAGTTCTTTAAGGTAGTTGCTTCTACTAATTTAACCGGTGGGAAAGGAAAGAAAATTCCTCAGGGTTCCTTCAAAGCCGAAAAGGTCTCTTTTGATGTTTTGGGAACTATTCCTGCCAGGAATTTAGTAAAATAA
- a CDS encoding bifunctional 5,10-methylenetetrahydrofolate dehydrogenase/5,10-methenyltetrahydrofolate cyclohydrolase, whose translation MEKVLNGKPVAQLINKACKDLIASYNLNPHLVLIQAGNDPASTYYVQSIINSGKKMGCSCELRTLPETVTEQELLAVLEEANQTKEVHGIMLQKPLPAHLNDRVINSAINPAKDLDCLHPLNLGKILLEEDCLLPCTPAAVLFCMRYYGIEPQGKKTVILGRSNVVGKPLANILLWKRPFANATVTVCHSKTDNLREYVKEADILVAAIGKAEFVTPEMIKEKAIILDVGINERQLANGETVYVGDVNYNLCYDKALAITPVPGGIGRITTSILYLNLVIACLRAQNINKSIDEFLDFIFSEKE comes from the coding sequence ATGGAAAAAGTTTTAAATGGTAAACCTGTTGCTCAGCTTATCAATAAAGCTTGTAAGGATTTAATAGCCAGCTATAATTTAAATCCTCATCTTGTTTTAATTCAGGCAGGAAATGATCCTGCTTCTACCTATTATGTTCAAAGCATCATCAATAGCGGAAAAAAAATGGGGTGCAGTTGTGAGCTGAGAACTTTACCTGAAACGGTAACCGAGCAGGAATTATTGGCTGTTTTAGAAGAAGCTAATCAAACAAAGGAAGTGCATGGTATTATGCTGCAAAAACCACTTCCCGCTCACCTCAACGACAGAGTAATAAATTCTGCCATTAATCCTGCCAAGGATTTGGATTGCCTGCATCCGCTTAATTTAGGTAAAATTTTGCTGGAAGAAGATTGCCTCCTTCCCTGTACTCCGGCTGCAGTTCTTTTTTGTATGCGCTATTATGGGATTGAACCTCAAGGCAAAAAGACCGTAATTTTAGGGCGTAGTAATGTAGTTGGAAAACCCTTAGCCAATATCCTGCTTTGGAAAAGGCCTTTTGCCAATGCTACAGTAACCGTTTGCCATAGTAAAACAGATAACCTCAGAGAGTATGTTAAAGAGGCAGATATCCTTGTAGCGGCAATAGGGAAAGCGGAATTTGTCACCCCGGAAATGATTAAAGAAAAAGCAATTATTCTGGATGTGGGCATCAATGAAAGACAGCTGGCAAATGGTGAAACCGTTTATGTAGGCGATGTAAACTACAATTTATGCTATGACAAAGCTCTGGCGATAACTCCGGTGCCTGGAGGAATAGGCAGAATAACCACTTCTATTCTCTATTTAAATTTGGTAATTGCCTGCCTGAGGGCACAAAATATCAACAAAAGTATTGACGAATTTTTGGACTTTATTTTCAGTGAAAAAGAATGA